One Trueperaceae bacterium DNA segment encodes these proteins:
- a CDS encoding gamma carbonic anhydrase family protein, with product MRTDPAAASPLLLDYHGHSPRLSGDAFVAPFSTLIGKVTLAAGSSVWYGSVLRGDNEEIELGERCNVQDGSILHTDPGHPLILGREVSLGHGAVVHGSRVDDHVLIGMRATILNGCKIGSYALIAAGALVRENSVIPAGALVAGVPGRIVRDVTDEERALIDRIAESYRQKAKLHRQALENGSA from the coding sequence ATGAGAACCGACCCAGCGGCAGCGAGCCCGCTGCTGCTCGACTACCACGGCCACTCGCCACGTCTGTCCGGAGACGCCTTCGTCGCCCCCTTCTCAACCCTGATCGGCAAGGTCACCTTGGCCGCAGGCTCGAGCGTCTGGTACGGCAGCGTCCTACGCGGGGACAACGAGGAGATCGAGCTGGGTGAGCGGTGCAACGTCCAGGACGGGTCGATACTCCATACCGACCCGGGCCACCCGCTGATCCTGGGACGCGAGGTCTCGCTCGGTCATGGCGCCGTCGTCCACGGGAGCAGGGTGGACGATCACGTGCTCATCGGCATGCGCGCCACCATCCTCAACGGCTGCAAGATAGGCAGCTACGCCCTCATAGCCGCCGGCGCACTCGTAAGGGAGAACAGCGTCATCCCGGCCGGGGCCCTGGTGGCGGGAGTGCCCGGGCGGATAGTCCGCGACGTCACCGACGAGGAGCGCGCCCTCATCGACCGGATCGCCGAGTCGTACCGGCAGAAGGCGAAGCTCCACCGCCAGGCGCTCGAGAACGGGTCCGCGTGA
- a CDS encoding CoA transferase produces MLPLDGFKVLDLTRFLSGPYCTMVLADMGADVIKVENFPLGDDSRRLGPKVNDESYPAAMPNRNKRSLAVNLKEDRGRELFLRLARESDLVIENFRPGVTKRLGIDYESVKKVNESIIYASITGFGQTGPYRDRAGFDIIAQGVTGFMRMTGAPGGEPAKVGIAISDIAAGNAAAISILGAQLHRMRTGEGQYIDVSLVDAGLAWTVWEAGAYFGSGEIPEPQGSRHRRSAPYQAFRTSDGYVTMGANNQRLWERLCNEVLERPHWLSDPRYADGAERLENVDQLAADIEEIVSKHPTAYWVERLDAAGVPGGPVLRYDETLANEQVLARDMVMEIEHPKIGPMKALGFPAKLSGTPFEVRRPAPWLGQHSAEVLKDAGLDAEEIDELFDSGVVYDKYGKTEAGHAR; encoded by the coding sequence GTGTTACCGCTCGACGGATTCAAGGTCCTCGACCTCACCCGCTTCCTCTCCGGCCCCTACTGCACGATGGTCCTGGCCGACATGGGCGCCGACGTCATAAAGGTCGAGAACTTCCCGCTGGGGGACGATTCCAGGCGCCTGGGCCCCAAGGTCAACGACGAGAGTTACCCGGCGGCCATGCCCAACCGGAACAAACGCAGTCTCGCCGTGAATCTGAAGGAGGATCGGGGGAGGGAGCTCTTCCTGCGTCTGGCCCGGGAGAGCGACCTGGTGATCGAGAACTTCAGGCCCGGGGTCACGAAGCGCCTGGGGATCGACTACGAGTCGGTGAAGAAGGTCAACGAGAGCATCATCTACGCCTCGATCACCGGCTTCGGGCAGACCGGCCCCTACCGCGACCGGGCCGGCTTCGACATCATCGCCCAGGGCGTGACCGGCTTCATGCGGATGACCGGGGCGCCGGGCGGCGAACCCGCCAAGGTGGGGATCGCCATCAGCGACATCGCCGCGGGCAACGCGGCCGCCATCTCGATCCTGGGCGCCCAGCTCCACCGGATGCGGACGGGGGAGGGGCAGTACATCGACGTCTCCCTCGTCGACGCAGGCCTGGCGTGGACGGTATGGGAGGCGGGCGCCTACTTCGGCAGCGGTGAAATACCCGAGCCCCAGGGGAGTCGTCATCGCCGCTCCGCCCCCTACCAGGCGTTCAGGACCTCCGACGGCTACGTCACTATGGGCGCCAACAACCAGAGGCTCTGGGAGCGCCTCTGCAACGAGGTGCTCGAGCGGCCCCACTGGCTCTCCGATCCCCGCTACGCCGATGGCGCCGAACGGCTCGAGAACGTCGATCAGTTGGCCGCCGACATCGAGGAGATCGTCTCCAAGCACCCGACCGCCTACTGGGTCGAGAGGCTCGACGCGGCCGGGGTGCCGGGAGGTCCGGTGCTGCGCTACGACGAGACCCTGGCCAACGAACAGGTCCTCGCCCGCGACATGGTCATGGAGATCGAGCACCCGAAGATCGGACCCATGAAGGCGCTCGGCTTCCCCGCCAAGCTGTCGGGGACGCCGTTCGAGGTGAGGCGCCCAGCCCCCTGGCTCGGGCAGCACAGCGCCGAAGTCCTGAAGGACGCGGGCCTCGACGCCGAGGAGATCGACGAGCTGTTCGACAGCGGCGTCGTCTACGACAAGTACGGGAAGACCGAGGCCGGCCATGCCCGCTGA
- a CDS encoding IclR family transcriptional regulator produces the protein MQWESGKDASGRKENRVPTSEVRSLDRAIGILNAFTRERNELGVSEIAQLTGLNTSTAHRLLASLAANGLVQQVSRSRRYALGPHILRLAYIASGHVNVQEAALPLMRRLRDSSDETVGLHLLRADNRRVVVDQVESHKPLRRTYTELGQPIPLHQGAPGKILLAFLSPEAREAILAAPLEPATAVTPVDPEALRAELELIRERGYAFSFGERVNDIHTVAVPVANHTGEVIAALSITGPTVRMPRERLEKLAELAVAAGQELSRQLGYVAPGETP, from the coding sequence GTGCAGTGGGAATCGGGAAAAGATGCGTCCGGCCGCAAGGAGAACCGGGTTCCGACGAGCGAGGTGCGTTCGCTCGACCGGGCCATCGGCATCCTCAACGCCTTCACCCGTGAGCGGAACGAACTGGGGGTATCCGAGATCGCTCAGCTCACCGGCCTTAATACCAGCACCGCCCACCGGTTATTGGCCAGTCTCGCTGCCAACGGGCTCGTGCAGCAGGTGAGCCGCAGCCGACGCTACGCGCTTGGACCCCACATACTCCGCCTCGCCTATATCGCCAGCGGTCACGTGAACGTTCAGGAGGCGGCGCTGCCGCTGATGCGGAGGCTGCGCGACTCGAGCGACGAGACGGTGGGGCTGCACCTGCTGCGGGCCGACAACCGGCGGGTGGTCGTCGATCAGGTCGAGAGCCACAAGCCGTTGCGCCGCACCTACACCGAACTGGGCCAGCCGATACCCCTTCACCAGGGCGCGCCGGGAAAGATCCTGCTCGCCTTCCTCTCCCCCGAGGCCCGGGAGGCCATCCTGGCCGCGCCGCTGGAGCCCGCCACCGCCGTGACCCCCGTCGATCCGGAGGCCCTGCGAGCCGAGCTCGAGCTCATCCGCGAACGCGGCTACGCGTTCTCGTTCGGGGAACGGGTGAACGACATCCACACGGTTGCGGTGCCGGTCGCCAACCACACCGGTGAGGTGATCGCTGCCCTCAGCATCACCGGGCCTACCGTTCGCATGCCCCGCGAGCGACTCGAGAAGCTGGCAGAGCTGGCCGTCGCTGCCGGCCAGGAGCTCTCCCGCCAGCTCGGCTACGTCGCGCCCGGGGAGACGCCGTGA